agctttgctacctgttgtagctttgctacctgttgtagctttgctacctgttgtgGCTTAGCTACCTGTTGTggctttgctacctgttgtggctttgctacctgttgtggctttgctacctgttgtaGCTTTGCTACCTTGTGGCTTTGCTACCTTGTGGCTTTGCTACCTTGTagctttgctacctgttgtggctttgctaccttgtggctttgctaccttgtggctttgctaccttgtggctttgctaccttgtggctttgctacctgttgtggctttgctacctgttgtaGCTTACTTCAGTCCCATCTCCTCCCCCAGTGATGAAACTGTTCTGGTGCTTTCAACTAAGTGAGCTTCTAAAAAAGATTTTCTTCGAAGTGGTGGGTCAGAAAACATCGGTTTATTTCAATGTCCAAACGCTAACAGGAAGTCATGGATTACTTCCTGTTGGATCACTTCCTGTTGGATCACTTCCGGAGTCCATCACAGTCCAGGCTTTGCTTCTTGTCCAGGTCAAAGATCTGTTGGCTCTCGGTGAGGATGAACTCCACGATGTGGTTCTGGTAGACCAGGTTCACCGCCATGTTTCCTGCGTCCTGCTGAGGCCACATGAGCGTCGGGCCGAAGACGATGCCGATTCCCTGAGTTGACATCTGGTTCTTCCTGGAGAAGTCAAGAACTCTAAGATCATCAGAGGAACAAAGTGTCATTCGTTAACGGCCTCAGTCCGAATGATACCATCGTCTCCTACGACACCTGAAGGCCTCGTCGACCAGTACCTGAGCAGGTGGCTGAACAGCAGCTTCATGGTGTCCTGGTTGGATCTGGGCAAGTCCTGAACCAGATCCCTCACAGCTTCCACTTTGTGCTTGGAGTCTTTGATCTCTGTTGAGACAGCAGGTCAAACGTGTTAGCCCGTCTCAGGGGAACCAGCGGACTCTGGTTCAAGCTGGCTCCCCACAGGGGAGAACAGAACCACATCTGGTCCTGGATTAAACCCAGATGCTATCTGGTTCCGTCTCACTCACTGATGGCCTCAACGAATGGACCGAAGAAAGCGAAGGGGACCAGAGGCTCCGGCAGCTCCCGGAAGAACAGCTTCAGGGCTCCGGTGACGACATGGATGTCCTCCCACTGACTgtggtccaggtccaggtcctccTCTGGGGACACAGGACAGACACGAGACTGGAACTGGACACAGGAACCGGGTTTCATGGTGTCGGAGGAAGCCGGTTCTGTTGACCCACCTTGATCGATGACGAAGCGAAGTTTCTGGACTGTGGCCAGATTCCCACTGACCCTGTAGATCCCGTCCACCTCCAGACCTGAAGGGACAATACAAAGTCAGCAGGTCCTcagtggccacgccccctcatCCATCCGCTGGTCGTGACTTTACCTCTCTTGTCAACGGCGTCCAAACAGAAGTGGACGAACCTCGGCACCGTGGTTCCTTCCCGCTCACAGAGGGTGGACAGACGGCAGCCGAAGACCCGATCTGAGGCGGACATCGACGGGTTCAAGCATCGTGCTGCTCGGGCTCACCTGTTCTCCGGTCGGCCCCCGAGGGCccacagagcaggagcagcagaaacCTTTAATGAGGCCCTTCTCCTGGAGCGTCTTCATGGACGGACGTCCGATGATGAACTTCCTGAGGCGGCTCTTCACGCCGTTCTTGTCCAGGCTGTCGGAGGCGCCGTGTTTCAGCCTGGAGCCGCTGAACATGTCTGCCGGAGAACGTTTAACAACAAAGTCACCGGGTCTACGGAACGGGGTCCGCCCCCACGGCCCCCTGTGGAGGACTGATCCGAGTCCTGACCCGGGAGGACGAGCTTGAGAGCAGAACCAGCGTGCACACACCTGTAAATGTAGAAAGGGGCGGTCACTCACTCATGGAACGCCTGTGGACCTGGTTACGCTGCTTTGTCTTTGGGGAGGCGGAGCCGTATCCAGGTAGGGAGCTGTGTCTGGGCAGGTAGTCGGAGCTGTTTGACCTCAGAGGAGAAGCTCCATTCTCCGTCTGAGGAGAAGAAGCTCGTTGCGTGTCCCTGAATGACCGGCGCTAACGCTAATCGAGCAGGTCTCACCGAGGACTCGATGGTCCTCCCGATGGCCTCGTGCCATTGGCCGGCGGCGGAGCGGCTGTCGCTCTGGAGGAGGTACTCACTTCCTGTGTTAGTCGTGATCTGGACAAAGTGATTGATTAATGACCggattctgattctggatcTTGTGATCTGCGTCACTTTGATACCTGGAAGACATTTTTCCTTTTGGACTTCTCTGTTGTCCACTCGAGGACGGCTCCACACAGCGGGACCACGTCGGTCTTGCCCCCTGGTTTCTGGATGTGGGATTAAATAATGAAACGGTAGAAAGACAGCAGTCTCTGATCATTGACCGTTTACCAATCAATGAAATCAGGGACACAAAGACATGAAGAGAGTCCTCGAGATATGATTTAGAAAAAGCTTCTTGTTCGATGTCCTTATAGGAAGAGTCATTGAAGTCAATGACTCCAGACCTCCTCCAGACCTCCTCTAGACCTCCTCTAGACCTCCTCGGACCTCCTCGGACCTCCTCCAGACCTCCTCCAGAGACCTCCTCCAGACCTCCTCCAGACCTCCTCGGACCTCCTCCCCAGGGCTGCGTCCTTCCACCTCTGCTGGACACCCTCACATTTAAAGCACACCAAatagctctggtgtgaaagcttggttctgtccaaggtttctgcctggtaaAGGGAAGactttccttgcctccgtctacAAAgttcttgtgggtcaagtcGGGTCCCTGCTACCCCTGTAAAGTTCTTGAGgagaacttcctgttgtgaCCTGGTGCTACAGAAATCAAATTGAACTgacggacaggaagtggagacgGACAGAGCGGTCTCGGACCTGGCTGCTGCCCTGCGGCGCCTCcttgtggagcagcagctggtctGAGGTCAGTAAACTCCACATCAGGGTCcagttcttcctctgcttcctcccaccctcTGAGACTTTAGCCACATTCAGGTTCTCACCTTTGAGCTGAAAGgaaaagttcaaataaaaaaGGCAACGTTTGCTTTAGAATAAGAATAAAATCAGAGCGTGCGGAGGACGAGTGAAGCCCGGAACCGGACCGGAGAACCGGAGCTAGGCCTTGAACTCACCGGCGGTTGATGACCGACGGTTCCTCCAGGTCCAAAGACGTCGTGCTGGGACTGATTCCTGCGGTGCCGAGAGATCtacaaggagaagaggaggatgaaggccTGAAGCAGCAGGAGCGTGGAGGAAGGGGGCGTCGACTTACAGGCCTCGGAGGGTCAGGCTCTGGCAGGACCACGGACCTGGACCCGGACTGGCTGAGAGGTTCTCCGGCGCTCTGAGAACCTTTGGAGCGGATCTGGACCTGCTTCATTGTGGTTCTGAGAGTTCACAAAAACTTTGATTCAAGAAGTCATGAGGCGTCCTGCGATTGGTCGGTATCGGCTCAGCTAGCGGCGCGCTACGTGGACGTCATGAGAACAACGTTCCGTTTGTTCCGCGTCAAGTTGATCAGATTCAATCAATGAATATTTCAAGAATGTCTTTGaccgttcaccggcccgttcaccggcccgttcaccggTCTCCGTTCACCGGCCCATTCaccgttcaccggcccgttcaccggcccgttcaccggcccgttcaccggcccgttcaccggcccgttcaccggcccATTCaccgttcaccggcccgttcaccggcccgttcaccggcccATTCACCGGCCCATTCaccgttcaccggcccgttcaccggtctccgttcaccggcccgttcaGCGGCCCGTTCATCGGCCCGTTCAGcggcccgttcaccggcccgttcaccggtctccgttcaccggcccgttcaccggcccgttcaccggcccgttcaccggcccgttcaccggcccgttcaccggtctccgttcaccggcccgttcaccggtctccgttcaccggcccgttcagcggcccgttcaccggcccgttcaccggcccgttcaccggtctccgttcaccggcccgttcaccggcccgttcaccggcccgttcaccggTCTCCGTTCACCGGTCTCCGTTGTCCTGGTGGTTTAGCTAACCCTGACCGAGGTTCTCCCTGTTgctggttaccatggcaaccggtTAATGTGGACTAGTCTTCGTCTGACGATGATTGCACTGTTCCTGGTCCGGCGCCGCTCCGGACTCGGACCCGCCTCGGTTATGAAGTTACGGAACCTCGGAGCAGGCGAGGTTCCGTAAGGCCTGAGTCGTCACCCGGGTCGTTTGAGCTGGAGTTCTATCGGGGTGGATCCGAACCCAATGGATCCGGGGAGAACGCGAGGAGCCGCTGGAACCCGAGACCGGCGAGCCGAGATCTGAAGCGTCGTTGGAGACGATGACGTCATCCAAGCGAAAGGCCGGACACGACAGGAAACGACCCCGGGGCAGACGGGTCGAAGAACGAGGCCGAggacagaacccagaacccagaacccagaactcTCACCTCGAAGCCGCCATCGCTGCGCCGAGCCGTTAGAGGAAGTCTGCTCCGACGCAGCGACCGCCCCGACCTCGCCACTTCCTGGAAGCCCCAACCGACACGTTTCAGAAAGCTGCTCAGGAGACGCCTCGTGTGAGGTCTCGAGCCGGacgctctgattggtcctctGTCCCCAGGTCTCTGtggtgagaccccccccccccccccccacctggaccCACCGGCCTCGTTTGTGTCCTGTCAGGAAGAcgagagctgcaggaggagtttGACACGTTTAATGTTCAGCAGCATGAAGAACAGCCGCGCTGATCACATGACCTGTGAGGTCACAGGCGGAGCTCCGCCCCCCAGAGGCGGGCTCAGGCGTTGAGGCGCTTGGCGTGGTGCTTGATGTGGTcaggcaggaaggaggagatgaagaagtagCTGTGGTCGTAGCCCTGCAGGAGGAAACCAGCTTGAGACGCGAGCAGATACAGGAAGTAACCACGTTAGGCCCGGTACCGGCCCGCGAGACGCCCGGTACCGGCCCGCGAGACGCCCGGTACCGGCCCGCGAGACGCCCGGTACCGGCCCGCGAGACACCCGGTACCGGCCCGCGAGacgcccggtaccggtccgagagacgcccggtaccggtccgcgAGACGCCCGGTACCGGCCCCCGAGAGACGCCCGGTACCGGCCCGCGGGacgcccggtaccggtccgagagacgcccggtaccggtccgcgGGACGCCCGGTACTGGCCCGCGAGACGCCCGGTACCGGCCCGCGGGacgcccggtaccggtccgagAGACGCCCGGTACCGGCCCGCGAGacgcccggtaccggtccgagAGACGCCCGGTACCGGCCCGCGGGacgcccggtaccggtccgagAGACGCCCGGTACCGGCCCGCGAGACGCCCGGTACCGGCCCGCACAGAAGAATAAATCAGGAGTCCAGAGACAAGAACCTGGACTTTATGAAAGAAACAAACGTGAACATGGTTCCGGGTTCGGATCCCGTCCGTGGCGTTTGCGTGATTAATAACTCCAGATTGTCCGGCGTGTGTGCATTCCTCACGTCGGCCATTTTGTTTCTGTACGATTTACGGCTAGGTGGCCGGACGGAACCGATCCCGGTCGTAACTCCGTAGTACCTGGGTTCAGAACCTACACCCTAGTTCTGCGACGGCCCAGACCCGACTGACCGGCTGCAGCCTGAAGACCAGCGGGATCTTCTTCTTGGAGCAGACGGCAACCAGGTTGTCAGGCAGCAGCTGACCGGCCGACAGGAACTGGTCGTCCCGGCCCTGATCGATGAGGACGTCCAGCTGAGGACCGGCGTAGGACGCCGCCAGCACGGTGGCGTCGTAGGCCTGCGGGAGGACAGGTCGGTTTAcagggtctgggtctgggtctgggtctggacAGGAGTGGTTCCGGGACATCGTGTCCCATCGAGTCATCGCTCCAAACGACTCAGGGGTCAGGGACACTCGATTCTCCAGACCTCTGGTCCTGGGGGGGCTGTTGGTCCAGGCTTTGGGTCTGGATCCACACCAGACCTCTCCACCAGGACCAGTGAGGAGTGTCTTACCTCCCATGTGGACCGGTCCGAGCCCAGGTATCCAGAGAAGGCCTTCTGTCCCCAGGGACACTGCGTCGGGTTACAGATGGGAGCGAAGGCAGACACCGCCTggaggacacaggaggacacaggaggacaTCACAAAGGGCGTCGTCTCAGGACCAGCTGCAGTAACCCGTGCTGCAGTACCTTGTACCTCCCAGGGTTCCTCAGGGCACAGACCAGCGCCCCGTGGCCCCCCATGGAGTGACCGCTGATGGACATCCGGTCCGGGTCGGTGGGGAAGTTGGCGTTGATCAGTTTGGGTAGCTGAGGGAGACCCAGAGACGTGAGACGTGAGCCTCGCTGGACCGACACGGGTCCGGTAGGCCCGGTAGGCCCGGTAGGCCCGGTAGGCCCGGTAGGTCCGTAGGCCCGGTGAGCGGCGGTACCTCCTCGGTGACGTACGAGTACGTCCGGTAGTTGCTCCTCCAAGGCTCCTGGGTCGCGTCCACGTAGAAACCGGCCCCGGAGCCGAAGTCCCAGCTCTCGTCTTCACCAGCGACGCCGCAGCCACCTtggtgcatgatgggaacaATCGTCACGGGCTGCAGCTACGTGCTACGTGCTACGTGCTACGTGCTACGTGGGGGCAGGGCATTCTGGGAGGAGTCTTCGTACGTGGGCTGGTGTCGGGAGCGACGATGATGATGCCGTGTTCTGCGGCTGCGAGCTGGCTGCCGGCTTTAGTGATGAAGTTCTGCTCGGTGCACGTCAGGCCTGCAGAGGAAGAACCAGATGACCCCCGGCTGACCTCCGGATGACCCCCAGCTGACCCCCGGCTGACCGCTACCAGGCCTTTCTAAAGAACTGACTGGTTCTTCT
This region of Brachionichthys hirsutus isolate HB-005 chromosome 12, CSIRO-AGI_Bhir_v1, whole genome shotgun sequence genomic DNA includes:
- the arhgap15 gene encoding rho GTPase-activating protein 15 isoform X3, which gives rise to MKQVQIRSKGSQSAGEPLSQSGSRSVVLPEPDPPRPISRHRRNQSQHDVFGPGGTVGHQPPLKGENLNVAKVSEGGRKQRKNWTLMWSLLTSDQLLLHKEAPQGSSQKPGGKTDVVPLCGAVLEWTTEKSKRKNVFQITTNTGSEYLLQSDSRSAAGQWHEAIGRTIESSTENGASPLRSNSSDYLPRHSSLPGYGSASPKTKQRNQVHRRSMNMFSGSRLKHGASDSLDKNGVKSRLRKFIIGRPSMKTLQEKGLIKDRVFGCRLSTLCEREGTTVPRFVHFCLDAVDKRGLEVDGIYRVSGNLATVQKLRFVIDQEEDLDLDHSQWEDIHVVTGALKLFFRELPEPLVPFAFFGPFVEAIKIKDSKHKVEAVRDLVQDLPRSNQDTMKLLFSHLLRVLDFSRKNQMSTQGIGIVFGPTLMWPQQDAGNMAVNLVYQNHIVEFILTESQQIFDLDKKQSLDCDGLRK
- the arhgap15 gene encoding rho GTPase-activating protein 15 isoform X2, with product MKQVQIRSKGSQSAGEPLSQSGSRSVVLPEPDPPRPISRHRRNQSQHDVFGPGGTVGHQPPLKGENLNVAKVSEGGRKQRKNWTLMWSLLTSDQLLLHKEAPQGSSQKPGGKTDVVPLCGAVLEWTTEKSKRKNVFQITTNTGSEYLLQSDSRSAAGQWHEAIGRTIESSTENGASPLRSNSSDYLPRHSSLPGYGSASPKTKQRNQVHRRSMNMFSGSRLKHGASDSLDKNGVKSRLRKFIIGRPSMKTLQEKGLIKDRVFGCRLSTLCEREGTTVPRFVHFCLDAVDKRGLEVDGIYRVSGNLATVQKLRFVIDQGGSTEPASSDTMKPGSCVQFQSRVCPVSPEEDLDLDHSQWEDIHVVTGALKLFFRELPEPLVPFAFFGPFVEAIKIKDSKHKVEAVRDLVQDLPRSNQDTMKLLFSHLLRKNQMSTQGIGIVFGPTLMWPQQDAGNMAVNLVYQNHIVEFILTESQQIFDLDKKQSLDCDGLRK
- the arhgap15 gene encoding rho GTPase-activating protein 15 isoform X1 — its product is MKQVQIRSKGSQSAGEPLSQSGSRSVVLPEPDPPRPISRHRRNQSQHDVFGPGGTVGHQPPLKGENLNVAKVSEGGRKQRKNWTLMWSLLTSDQLLLHKEAPQGSSQKPGGKTDVVPLCGAVLEWTTEKSKRKNVFQITTNTGSEYLLQSDSRSAAGQWHEAIGRTIESSTENGASPLRSNSSDYLPRHSSLPGYGSASPKTKQRNQVHRRSMNMFSGSRLKHGASDSLDKNGVKSRLRKFIIGRPSMKTLQEKGLIKDRVFGCRLSTLCEREGTTVPRFVHFCLDAVDKRGLEVDGIYRVSGNLATVQKLRFVIDQGGSTEPASSDTMKPGSCVQFQSRVCPVSPEEDLDLDHSQWEDIHVVTGALKLFFRELPEPLVPFAFFGPFVEAIKIKDSKHKVEAVRDLVQDLPRSNQDTMKLLFSHLLRVLDFSRKNQMSTQGIGIVFGPTLMWPQQDAGNMAVNLVYQNHIVEFILTESQQIFDLDKKQSLDCDGLRK
- the esd gene encoding S-formylglutathione hydrolase → MALTQVTSNRCAGGFQKVYEHDSAELRCKMKFGVYLPPKAETDKCPVLYWLSGLTCTEQNFITKAGSQLAAAEHGIIIVAPDTSPRGCGVAGEDESWDFGSGAGFYVDATQEPWRSNYRTYSYVTEELPKLINANFPTDPDRMSISGHSMGGHGALVCALRNPGRYKAVSAFAPICNPTQCPWGQKAFSGYLGSDRSTWEAYDATVLAASYAGPQLDVLIDQGRDDQFLSAGQLLPDNLVAVCSKKKIPLVFRLQPGYDHSYFFISSFLPDHIKHHAKRLNA